The following proteins are encoded in a genomic region of Haloarcula marina:
- a CDS encoding phosphoribosylanthranilate isomerase — protein MTRVKICGVTTPEDRDAVVSAGADAVGVIHGVPVDTPREVDADAAADIVDGVPPLVSSVLVTMPTTVQQAVVRVDDVDPDVVQVHDGLSPAELGALSRRVTQQVVAVVDAEADDIEAYADHADALLVDSLDAEGAGGTGETHDWERTRELVDSVDAPVILAGGLTPENVAEAVETVRPFAVDTASGVERSGGVKDHDAVRQFVANATATDVEVSA, from the coding sequence ATGACGCGCGTGAAGATTTGTGGCGTAACCACCCCCGAAGACCGCGACGCAGTGGTGTCCGCGGGGGCCGACGCCGTGGGCGTCATCCACGGCGTCCCCGTCGACACGCCGCGCGAAGTCGACGCCGACGCCGCCGCGGACATCGTGGACGGCGTCCCACCGCTCGTATCGAGCGTGCTGGTGACGATGCCGACCACAGTCCAGCAGGCGGTCGTCCGCGTCGACGACGTGGACCCGGACGTGGTGCAGGTCCACGACGGCCTGTCGCCGGCGGAACTGGGCGCGCTCTCCCGCCGCGTGACCCAGCAGGTGGTCGCCGTCGTCGACGCCGAGGCGGACGACATCGAGGCGTACGCCGACCACGCCGACGCCCTGCTGGTCGACTCGCTCGACGCCGAGGGCGCGGGCGGCACCGGCGAGACCCACGATTGGGAGCGAACCCGTGAACTGGTCGACTCGGTCGACGCGCCCGTGATTCTCGCGGGCGGCCTCACGCCCGAGAACGTCGCCGAGGCCGTCGAGACGGTCCGACCGTTCGCCGTCGACACTGCCAGCGGCGTCGAGCGGTCGGGCGGCGTGAAGGACCACGATGCGGTTCGGCAGTTCGTCGCCAACGCGACGGCCACCGACGTGGAGGTGTCGGCGTGA
- a CDS encoding HTH domain-containing protein yields MTEDAPTPHIELYVRSLLPDGAHDRQEAVLDRLERLDREDEIAGYNVIVWGKQIAPESAAANTEEGKYILNRVAEFRQWALSNNVSLESFYQTTDVDSEATDDAYRAMVLPVMGLAEYHESELAHVAPCTDGDVVHSIVDRLDRIEAGEPPAIEQTAADVSIV; encoded by the coding sequence ATGACCGAAGACGCTCCGACCCCCCATATCGAACTGTACGTTCGCTCGCTGCTCCCCGACGGCGCTCACGACCGGCAGGAGGCCGTCCTCGACCGACTCGAACGCCTCGACCGCGAGGACGAAATCGCCGGCTACAACGTCATCGTCTGGGGCAAGCAAATCGCCCCCGAATCGGCCGCCGCCAACACCGAGGAAGGGAAGTACATCCTCAACCGCGTCGCCGAGTTCCGCCAGTGGGCGCTCTCGAACAACGTTTCGCTGGAGTCGTTCTACCAGACGACGGACGTGGATTCGGAGGCCACCGACGACGCCTACCGCGCCATGGTCCTGCCGGTGATGGGACTGGCGGAGTACCACGAGAGCGAACTCGCCCACGTCGCGCCATGTACCGACGGCGACGTGGTCCACAGCATCGTCGACCGACTCGACCGCATCGAAGCGGGCGAACCCCCGGCTATCGAGCAGACGGCCGCCGACGTCAGCATCGTCTAA
- a CDS encoding lycopene cyclase domain-containing protein, with product MFPDITVFGPYTYLVTEVVWGAIALVLLVRADALRLAGRTIVVLYPIAYVWDWYTLEVGVFDIVLRTGVDLLGIPIEEHIFMVVVPALVLGIHENLRLRDQPQGDF from the coding sequence ATGTTCCCGGACATTACCGTGTTCGGTCCCTACACGTACCTCGTGACCGAGGTCGTTTGGGGAGCCATCGCGCTGGTGCTCCTCGTGCGGGCCGACGCCCTCCGCCTCGCGGGGCGGACCATCGTCGTCCTCTATCCCATCGCGTACGTCTGGGACTGGTACACCCTCGAAGTCGGCGTGTTCGACATCGTCCTTCGGACGGGCGTCGACCTGCTGGGTATCCCTATCGAAGAACACATCTTCATGGTCGTCGTCCCCGCACTCGTCCTCGGCATCCACGAGAACCTCCGACTGCGTGACCAGCCGCAGGGGGATTTTTGA
- the trpE gene encoding anthranilate synthase component I: MSLDVSREQFVEYAEADRPVVVRAAAELDVDVEPLAAYAALAGRTSDVAASDYTFLLESAEKVASSDPDGAFAPETDDRHARFSFVGYDPRAVVTVRGEETDVEVFDDRYADLVTTNGGDVVDDLRAAMPDVELRGFPDMDRQHLDGGLVGFLSYDAVYDLWLDEVGLDRPDSRFPDAQFVLTTATLRFDHAEESVELVFTPVLRVGEDAGQRYDDLLAEVDRIEAALGDADTLSTGGFTREAEVAGPQDEYEEAVERAKEYVLSGDIYQGVISRTRELYGDVDPLGLYEALRAVNPSPYMYLLGHDDLTIVGASPETLVSVAGDRVVSNPIAGTCSRGNSPVEDRRLAGEMLADGKERAEHTMLVDLARNDVRRVADPGSVRVEEFMNVLKYSHVQHIESTVTGTLADDCDAFDAARATFPAGTLSGAPKIRAMEIIDELERSPRGPYGGGVGYFDWGGDTDFAIVIRSATVENGVSLPQGDDPAYDRITVQAGAGIVADSDPESEYVETEQKMDGVLAAVERIETAAPETAGTGAEAEVER, encoded by the coding sequence GTGAGCCTCGACGTCTCCCGCGAGCAGTTCGTCGAGTACGCCGAGGCCGACCGACCGGTCGTCGTCCGCGCCGCCGCGGAACTGGACGTGGACGTGGAACCGCTGGCGGCCTACGCCGCCCTCGCCGGGCGGACCAGCGACGTGGCCGCCAGCGACTACACGTTCCTCTTAGAGAGCGCCGAGAAGGTCGCTTCCAGCGACCCGGACGGCGCGTTCGCCCCCGAGACGGACGACCGGCACGCCCGCTTCTCGTTCGTCGGGTACGACCCGCGAGCGGTCGTGACGGTCAGAGGCGAGGAGACCGACGTGGAGGTGTTCGACGACCGCTATGCCGACCTCGTGACGACGAACGGCGGCGACGTGGTCGACGACCTACGGGCGGCGATGCCGGACGTGGAACTGCGCGGGTTCCCCGATATGGACCGCCAGCACCTCGACGGCGGCCTCGTCGGCTTCCTGTCCTACGACGCCGTCTACGACCTCTGGTTGGACGAGGTCGGACTGGACCGCCCGGACTCGCGATTCCCGGACGCCCAGTTCGTCCTGACGACGGCGACCCTGCGGTTCGACCACGCAGAAGAGAGCGTCGAACTCGTCTTCACGCCCGTACTGCGTGTCGGTGAGGATGCCGGACAGCGCTACGATGACCTCCTCGCGGAAGTCGACCGCATCGAAGCGGCACTCGGCGACGCCGACACACTCTCGACGGGTGGGTTCACCCGCGAAGCCGAGGTTGCCGGGCCGCAGGACGAGTACGAGGAAGCCGTCGAACGCGCCAAGGAGTACGTCCTCTCGGGAGACATCTATCAGGGCGTCATCTCCCGGACGCGGGAACTGTACGGCGACGTGGACCCCCTCGGCCTGTACGAGGCCCTGCGAGCGGTCAACCCCTCGCCGTACATGTACCTCCTTGGGCACGACGACCTGACCATCGTCGGCGCGAGTCCCGAGACGCTGGTCTCCGTCGCCGGTGACCGCGTCGTCTCGAACCCCATCGCGGGCACCTGTTCGCGGGGCAACTCCCCCGTGGAGGACCGCCGCCTCGCGGGCGAGATGCTCGCCGACGGGAAGGAACGGGCCGAGCACACGATGCTCGTCGACCTCGCGCGAAACGACGTGCGCCGGGTCGCCGACCCCGGGTCCGTCCGCGTCGAGGAGTTCATGAACGTCCTGAAGTACAGCCACGTCCAGCACATCGAGTCGACGGTGACCGGGACCCTCGCCGACGACTGTGACGCCTTCGACGCCGCGCGGGCGACGTTCCCCGCCGGGACGCTCTCGGGCGCGCCGAAGATTCGGGCGATGGAGATAATCGACGAACTCGAACGCTCGCCGCGGGGACCCTACGGCGGCGGCGTCGGCTACTTCGACTGGGGCGGCGACACCGACTTCGCCATCGTCATCCGCTCTGCGACCGTCGAAAACGGCGTCTCGCTCCCCCAGGGCGACGACCCGGCGTACGACCGAATCACGGTGCAGGCGGGTGCGGGCATCGTCGCGGATTCGGACCCCGAGAGCGAGTACGTCGAGACCGAACAGAAGATGGACGGCGTGTTGGCGGCCGTCGAACGAATCGAGACGGCCGCCCCTGAGACGGCGGGTACCGGGGCGGAAGCGGAGGTGGAGCGATGA
- the trpD gene encoding anthranilate phosphoribosyltransferase, whose protein sequence is MQEYIERVTDGEDLTQEEAREVATLVFEEATEAQIGALLAALRAKGETESEIAGFAQGMRDAARTIEPDREGLVDTCGTGGDDYDTINVSTTSAIVAAGAGVPIAKHGNYSVSSSSGSADVLEVAGVDVDAEPPAVEETIEREGIGFMLAPVFHPAMKAVIGPRKELGMRTVFNILGPLTNPAGARAQVLGVYDPDLVPVMAEALARLDVDRALVVHGDGLDEIAIHGETTVAEVTGDSISEYAITPEDIGLETHDIEAVAGGSPEENAADLRGIVSGEVTGAKRDIILANAGAAIYVAGVAETHAEGVELAREAIESGAAAQKLEDLIEA, encoded by the coding sequence ATGCAGGAGTACATCGAACGCGTCACAGACGGCGAGGATTTGACACAGGAAGAGGCACGCGAGGTGGCGACGCTGGTCTTCGAGGAGGCCACCGAGGCCCAAATCGGCGCGCTGTTGGCCGCACTCCGGGCGAAAGGCGAGACGGAGAGCGAAATCGCCGGATTCGCACAGGGGATGCGCGACGCCGCCCGGACCATCGAACCCGACCGCGAGGGACTGGTCGACACCTGCGGGACCGGCGGCGACGACTACGACACCATCAACGTCTCGACGACGAGCGCTATCGTCGCCGCGGGCGCAGGCGTCCCCATCGCGAAACACGGTAACTACTCGGTGTCCTCCTCCTCGGGAAGCGCCGACGTGCTGGAGGTTGCGGGCGTCGACGTGGACGCCGAACCGCCCGCCGTCGAGGAGACCATCGAACGCGAGGGCATCGGCTTCATGCTCGCGCCGGTGTTCCACCCGGCGATGAAGGCCGTCATCGGTCCGCGCAAGGAACTCGGGATGCGGACCGTCTTCAACATCCTCGGGCCGCTGACGAACCCCGCCGGGGCACGCGCACAGGTGCTGGGCGTCTACGACCCCGACCTCGTGCCCGTGATGGCCGAAGCGCTGGCCCGTCTGGACGTGGACCGAGCGCTCGTGGTCCACGGCGACGGACTCGACGAAATCGCCATCCACGGTGAGACCACCGTCGCCGAGGTGACTGGCGACTCCATCTCCGAGTACGCCATCACCCCCGAGGATATCGGACTGGAAACGCACGACATCGAGGCCGTCGCTGGCGGGTCGCCCGAGGAGAACGCCGCGGACCTCCGCGGCATCGTCTCCGGCGAGGTCACCGGCGCGAAACGCGACATCATCCTCGCGAACGCGGGCGCGGCCATCTACGTCGCTGGCGTCGCCGAGACGCACGCCGAGGGCGTCGAACTCGCCCGCGAGGCCATCGAATCCGGCGCGGCCGCCCAGAAGTTGGAGGACCTGATAGAGGCATGA
- a CDS encoding CBS domain-containing protein, with translation MDIADIATKEFVEVDANKRLGKVRSIFERENPKGIIVTEDGEYAGVITQKQLVQSHVEDDAKAGAMTRSAPKVERTDNVRDVARVLVEGGVKIAPVFQGDALWGIVTEDAILEAVLENLDALTIDQIYTEDVITIREDTNVGQVVNLLRKHGISRLPVLDDTEGLTGMVTRHDVVDVVVRDMNKATRGDRAGEIERVLDMPVYDVMNSPVETAKLGDSVRDAVERMLENDFAGLVVTDGDDDSHVIGIVTKTDVLRALTYTEEDHMDVQITNINLLDTISRDDIRADISQVVDKYQAMQVQHAHVRFHEHKEKLRGTPLIQCQIRLRTNKGQAAGSGEGYGAEMAFNVALDKLERNVLELKGVQADEEYRGQLLRKLGEL, from the coding sequence ATGGACATTGCTGACATCGCCACCAAAGAGTTTGTCGAGGTCGACGCCAACAAGCGCCTCGGGAAGGTGCGCTCTATCTTCGAGCGCGAGAACCCGAAGGGCATCATCGTCACCGAGGACGGTGAGTACGCTGGCGTCATCACGCAGAAGCAGTTGGTCCAGTCCCACGTCGAGGACGACGCGAAGGCGGGGGCGATGACGCGCTCGGCCCCGAAGGTCGAGCGGACCGACAACGTGCGGGACGTCGCCCGCGTGCTGGTCGAGGGCGGCGTCAAAATCGCCCCGGTGTTCCAGGGTGACGCCCTCTGGGGCATCGTCACCGAGGACGCCATCCTCGAAGCCGTCCTCGAAAATCTGGACGCTCTGACTATCGACCAGATTTACACGGAGGACGTCATCACGATTCGGGAGGACACGAACGTCGGGCAGGTCGTCAACCTCCTCCGTAAGCACGGTATCTCCCGACTTCCGGTGCTCGACGACACCGAGGGCCTGACGGGGATGGTCACCCGTCACGACGTCGTCGACGTGGTCGTCCGGGACATGAACAAAGCCACCCGCGGCGACAGGGCCGGTGAGATAGAGCGCGTCCTCGACATGCCGGTGTACGACGTGATGAACAGTCCCGTCGAAACCGCGAAACTCGGAGATTCGGTGCGCGACGCCGTCGAGCGGATGCTCGAAAACGACTTCGCGGGGCTGGTCGTCACCGACGGGGACGACGACAGCCACGTCATCGGCATCGTCACGAAGACGGACGTACTCCGGGCGCTGACCTACACCGAGGAGGACCACATGGACGTGCAGATAACCAACATCAACCTACTCGACACCATCTCCCGCGACGACATCCGCGCGGACATCAGCCAAGTGGTGGACAAGTACCAGGCGATGCAGGTCCAACACGCCCACGTTCGGTTCCACGAACACAAGGAGAAACTCCGCGGGACGCCGCTCATCCAGTGTCAGATTCGCCTCCGGACCAACAAGGGGCAGGCCGCCGGGTCCGGCGAGGGCTACGGCGCGGAGATGGCGTTCAACGTCGCCCTCGACAAACTCGAGCGGAACGTTCTCGAACTGAAAGGCGTGCAGGCCGACGAGGAGTACCGCGGTCAGTTGCTCCGAAAACTCGGCGAACTGTAG